GGGCATTGCCAACACCCCGGGCGTTCTCGCTCTCTACCAGGATACCAATGGCAGCACGTTGTGATGGTGCCGCTGAGTCACCCACTCCTCAATCAAGCAAACGTGACGCTTGAAGAGATTGCAAAGTACCCGATCATCACTTATGACAAAGCCTTTGCAGGCCGCAGCAAAATTGATGCCGCCTTCGCACAAAGAAACATTACGCCGGACATCATCCTCGAAGCAATTGATGCCGACGTGATCAAGACCTATGTAGAAGCCGGAATGGGTATTGGCATTGTGGCTGGCCATGCATATGATCCTAAAAGAGATCGCAACCTGAAGGTCATTCAAGTGGGGCATCTATTTGGAAATAATGTCACTCACCTGGGAGTAAAACAAGGTGCGTATCTGCGCTTATTTGTGTATACGTTTATTGAGCTTTTCTCGCCTACACTCACCAAGAAAATGGTCGAGCAAGCAATGTCTAGCGAAACAGAAACTTACGAAATTTAGAGTCTGAGGTAATTCAATAGCAGGAATGTTATTGAATGGTGCCTCGGGGCGGACTCGAACCGCCACGCCTTGCGGCACCGGATTTTGAGTCCGGCACGTCTACCAATTCCATCACCGAGGCAGGTGTTTGCAGTGGAAATTCTGCTTATTAATTTGCTACTTTGCTACTTTGTTACTGCTAAGACATAAGAGTGTAACAAAAAATGCCTCCATGCCTCCTACCCTAAGGTCTAGAACGCCTTAAAATAGCCTCTTATCGCCAAATTAATAAAGGACTTACCGTATGGCCGGCCATTCCAAATGGGCCAATATTCAGCACCGCAAAGGTCGTCAAGACGAGAAACGCGGCAAGATTTGGACCAAACTCATCAAAGAAATTACCGTCGCAGCCAAATTAGGCGGTGGCGATGTAGCCACCAATCCCCGTTTGCGTTTAGCTATTGATAAAGCCAAAGACTCCAATATGCCCAACGACAATGTGCAAAGAGCAATTGCCCGCGGCACTGGCTCTCTGGAGGGTGTGAACTATGAAGAGATTCGCTATGAAGGTTACGGCATCAATGGCGCAGCCATCATTGTTGATTGCTTGACCGATAACCGCACCCGCACTGTCGCTGAAGTTCGACACGCCTTTAATAAAAATGGTGGCAATATGGGAACGGAAGGTTCTGTCGCGTTTCTTTTTAATCACTGCGGTCAAATGTTATTTGCACCAGGCACTAATGAGGACCAGCTTATGGAAGTAGCATTAGATGCTGGCGCAGAAGATGTGATTACCCATGAAGATAGATCATTTGAAGTACTAACTGCTGTACCTGACTTTGGTAAGGTACAAGATGCTATCGCTCAAGCGGGACTCAAAGCCGAAGTAGCTACTGTTGCTATGCGTCCAGAGACCGAAATTGCTCTTGAAGGAGAGCAAGCGGAAAGCATGCAGAAATTGCTCGATGCACTTGAGAATCTGGATGACGTACAAGAAGTCTTTACTAACGCCGCTCTTTAAACCTACTTTATTTTTCTATTATGAAAATTCTTCTGATCGGATCTGGCGGACGCGAACATGCGCTAGCCTGGAAGCTAGCCCAGTCTCCACAAGTACAAACTGTTTACGTTGCACCAGGTAACGGGGGCACTGCCACAGCCAAGCAATCTACTGCGGGTATTGAAAATTTACCAATTACTGACTTGCAAGAATTGGCTGATTTTGCCAAGCGTGAAAAGATTCACTTAACGGTGGTTGGTCCTGAGGCTCCATTAGCCGCAGGCATCGTGGATGTCTTTCGGAACAATGGTTTGCGCATCTTTGGCCCAACACAGTTGGCTGCTCAGTTGGAATCGTCTAAAGATTTTTCCAAAGCCTTTATGAAACGCCACGGTATCCCTACCGCGGATTACCAAACTTTTTCCAGTGCATTAGAGGCACACGCTTACATTGATGCCAAAGGTGCGCCAATCGTCATTAAGGCCGATGGCCTGGCTGCTGGCAAAGGCGTAGTTGTTGCCATGACTCTTGCTGAGGCACATGCTGCCGTAGACATGATGCTTGCTGACAATAAATTAGGTAATGCAGGCGCCCGCGTTGTCATTGAAGAATTCCTCACA
This genomic interval from Polynucleobacter necessarius contains the following:
- a CDS encoding YebC/PmpR family DNA-binding transcriptional regulator, with translation MAGHSKWANIQHRKGRQDEKRGKIWTKLIKEITVAAKLGGGDVATNPRLRLAIDKAKDSNMPNDNVQRAIARGTGSLEGVNYEEIRYEGYGINGAAIIVDCLTDNRTRTVAEVRHAFNKNGGNMGTEGSVAFLFNHCGQMLFAPGTNEDQLMEVALDAGAEDVITHEDRSFEVLTAVPDFGKVQDAIAQAGLKAEVATVAMRPETEIALEGEQAESMQKLLDALENLDDVQEVFTNAAL